Genomic window (Salvelinus alpinus chromosome 26, SLU_Salpinus.1, whole genome shotgun sequence):
AGGTCTTTAGTCATTGGATGTTTCAAATACATCAGACTGTGTTTTGCTCAGTGAAAAAGATAGAGGACATTCATTCCTTCAAAAGCTAATATTTAGCCTCAAAGGTATGACATCACTATAGGTGAAACATAGCATTACACTCAAATGCAGGCTCTGGAGAATGTAGCATAAAGTCACTGTCTGTTCGGTGAGGATGAacacttacagtggggcaaaaaaagtatttagtcagccaccaattgtgcaagttctcccacttaaaatgatgagagaggcctgtaattttcatcacaggtacacttcaactatgacagacaaaatgagaaaataaaatccagaaaatcacattgtaggatttttaatgaatttatttgcaaattatggtggaaaataagtatttggtatttggtcaataacaaaagtttatctcaatactttgttatataccctttgttggcaatgacaaacgttttctgtaagtcttcacaaggttttcaaacactgttgctggtattttggcccattcctccatgcagatctcctctagagcagtgatgttttggggctgttgctgggcaacacagactttcaactccctccaaagattttctatggggttgagatctggagactggctaggccactccaggaccttgaaatgcttcttacgaagccactcattcgttgcccgggtggtgtggttgggatcattgtcatgctgaaagacccagccacgtttcatcttcaatgcccttgctgatggaaggaggttttcactcaaaatctcacgatacatggccccattcattctttcctttacacggatcagtcgtcctggtccctttgcagaaaaacagccccaaagcatgatgtttccacccccatgcttcacagtaggtatggtgttctttggatgcaactcagcattctttgtcctccaaacacgacgagttgagtttttaccaaaaagttatattttggtttcatctgaccatatgacattctcccaatcttcttctggatcatccaaatgctctctagcaaacttcagacgggcctggacatgcactggcttaagcagggggacacgtctggcactgcaggatttgagtccctggcggcgtagtgtgttactgatggtaggctttgttactttggtcccagctctctgcaggtcattcactaggtccacccgtgtggttctgggatttttgctcaccgttcttgtgatcattttgagcCCCGGGGtaagatcttgcgtggagccccagatcgagggagattatcagtggtcttgtatgtcttccatttcctaataattgctcccacagttgatttcttcaaaccaagctgcttacctattgcagattcagtcttcccagcctggtgcaggtctacaattttgtttctggtgtcctttgacagctctttggtcttggccatagtggagtttggagtgtgactgtttgaggttgtggacaggtgtcttttatactgataacaagttcaaacaggtgccattaatacaggtaacgagtggaggacagaggagcctcttaaagaagttacaggtctgtgagagacagaaatcttgcttgtttgtaggtgaccaaatacttattttccaccataatttgcaaataaattcattaaaaatcctacattGTGATTATCTggattctcattttgtctgtcatagttgaggtgtacctatgatgaaaattacaagcctctctcatctttttaagtgggagaacttgcacaattggtggctgactaaatacttttttgccccactgtacataacaCAGAATTGACAGATTTACTTTGATCATAGTATACCTTAGCCAACCACTATGATATCAGGAGACACTGTAATTGGGTATAGGACACATATGTCTTAATCTACAAGTGATAAGTTGAGTAATATTGTAAAACTTAAATTAAATGCCGAGTCTAAATAGCCGcctgtcccttttaatagccGGGCATCGGCAGACAGTTTAGCAAATAAATACTTTGTTTCAAATAAACACTGGAATGAATTGTTTATCAGTGAACTTCAGCGAGTATGGTAAAGATTGCGCAAAAGAAGATACAGATCACTGGGcgcagacgtcaattcaatgtcaaTTTCACGTTGGTTCAGCATGATTGTATTGCGATGACGTGgggaacaacgttgattcaaacaGGTGTGTGCCCAGTGACAGGACGTTTTGTGTGCCCAGTGAGAGGAGAGCAACGTCACTGCCATGGATGAGACAGCAGTGTGGTTTGACATGGTCACCGCAACTACGGTGTATACAAGAAGCGCAACGAGTGAGAGAATGGTGCTGAAGCATAAAATCGGGGGGCATCCTAGTATGATGGGCATCCTAGTCATTGTAAGTCTGTGATGGATTTGTTATTATAATGTTTATACCGGTCATACTGGTAACAATAAACAGTGTGGTAGTCTTTCACAATTTTATTCTGCAAAAgctgtgtgcattaaggaaatagaaTCCTGTCTCAGCCTGTCTCTAATTAGCACCGGTTGTGTTCAGTGATTGAAGCAAATAAACACCTGGGCGATTAATTGAAGTCTTACGGTACATCTCTTGGACACACAGAGCGATTGCCTAGCTATTTTACAAACCAAAACAAGTGAACCAGCACCTCATTCAAAATACTTGTATCAAATACACATTTGACCTTGGACCTTTCACTCGGCCTTTATGAGACACACATGGCTGGGCCAGCCTGGGTAAGGTAAGGAGAAGTGGGACACAGATCCTGGTCCTGTCACTGGGGAAGCAGACAGCACAGGCAGATAAGGACGATAGGGACACTTCGGTTACCGGCGGGCCAGGTCAAGCGACAACAAGATGACAAACTGCCCCGTCCATCAGTCACAGTCAGACGGTCCTGTCTGTCACGCAAGCCGAAGGAGCCGGAGGGGCTGAGATAGCGTGAGGGAAAGATGGAATCAAACAAAAAGAAAATAGATATTCTGTATCCTGTATATTCACCCAACTGTAACCCAACTACCGCTCTAGACTAGGACCCCATCCTAATGTATATCTAGCACTTATCTTACTGTATCACTCAAGTAGaatttaaaaaggcacaccttGATCATGTATAAGTAGTCCATAAGTAGAACATGTCGATGTCTCTTATGGCCACTTGAGTTGTGCACTATAATGGTGTGCCAAAGGACTCAATGACCAGGACAATTTAGGACCACAACTGCTGtattgaatttttttttaaatggtgctTTGGTTACCTTACCTGCTTTATTAAGTTAAGCTGAACTAACTAGCTAGATGTAGGATTTTCTAAGAAGTgttcctctgtagttcagttggtagagcatggctcttgcaacgacaggatagtgggtttaattcctgggaccacccatatgtaaaaaaaTGGATGCACGCataactgtaagttgctttggatcaaagcgtctgctaaatggcatgtatTATAAGAATGCAGACAATTGAGGTACCAGACAACTGAGGTACAAAAACATTGTGCTTAGTCTGTGTTTCTTTCAGGAATAGTATACCCAACCTTAGGTCCCAGGACTTGCATTCACAAGTGGACTTGAAACTCTAACCATCTCAATGTTCACGTCAACCTGACTCAGGACCAACACATGTGGAATGCCCTCTCAATAAGACAAGGTGATTTCTGTTGATAGATTATCAGACTCAGATATCACAGTGATGAAGTGataaaggagagggggagaaacagacagtcaaggacagagagagggatggtgttCTTCCTTCCTTCTCGTTAAGTATCCCTGATACCACTGGGTGTAATGATGTTACACTTATGCATTTCTTTGTGATGCATTTACCTCAATTGCACGCAAAGTGGCCTGGGTGCCCCTGCTCTTAACCTCTACCTTAACGGTTTGTCCCAGGCCTAACCCTACACCCGATCCTCACTCTGCTGAGTCCACGCTACACCCAATCTATCCCCAGACTCTTTCCCTTTACACTCTGAACTACACATTTAAATACGGCAATAGAAGCTGCTTGATTGCTGACCAATTGAATGCACTCTGCAGCACACCCGATACTGACAAAGTTATACATTTTTCAGCGACATAGACAGCAGCAGTGATGGGGCAAGGGTATACAAAAGCCTACAGGGAATTGGTGTGGGAAATATAGTAAGTGGACAACGTCTAAATAGCTGTATTCTTTAAATGAAGCAGATTATATTACAATATGCCTAGGATCTTTGAAACATTTACAGACAAAACTTTAGTCACTAATGAACTGTGGGCATTTGGATTCACAGATGTGTATAGAGTTGCCTGTACTGACCTTGATCATCCCATAGCACGCCTCCATATGGCCGCATGCACTACCATCACAACATCTTGATCCCATACAATATGACTTTCTTCACGTATGATCCGCTTTTAAGGCAGTAAAATCCCAAAACACAGACCACTCAATCCAAAAAAACATTCCTTACCCCAGGACACTTCAACAGATGACTATGCAGGGAAATAAAGATCTGATTGATTTATTAACGGGACAAACAAACAGGCATACGTTTCGGTGGAGTTCGCCTTCATCAGAGCCTTGAGTAGGACAAGTTGGGAGGCACCTATATAACCCCACAGGGGAACGTCACACCAGCCATGCCAATTGAACATGTCGATCAGAGCTGTCAATAATAGCAACTAGACAATTGGCTATTTAACCAAGTGTATAATAATCATTCGAGATTCCTACGTGTATGCTCCACTTGAATAATAATAAAAGAGAGACTACAAATGTCCACAGGATATAGGTAAACGACCATGGACCAACTAAGGACATTTTATTTAAATCAGCCACATCAGTAACTCATTCTTGTTTTACACCAAAAGACAAAGTAGGATTGACAATGGTATTAGCATATCTTTTCATAACGAGTACACACACAAGTCATTATCTAGGGTTACATGGTATCTAACCTCGTCCCCAGGCTCGAATTGTAGAAAGAGCCGGCAGGTGAGCGAGACAACGTAGTATCAAATCAAAGCAAACATGCATTGCCACTTTTTATTTTGTTGGTCCATTTGTTAGCACCAGGTGGTGCAATGTGACAGGGAAGGTAAGGCACAGATCAAACGTCAGATTTTTTTCCTCCACCAAATATCTCACCAATTTACATTGGAAATTAACATGGGGTCTGTTGACACATTTTCAGTCATATTCCACAGCGCTGTGCATCTAAATCAAGTATTTTGTTTCTTGGTTTGTTTCAGGCAGTAGTTAACACATGGAACTCCATCAGCTTTCCAACAACATCTTAACTAGTTGTTGATGCTCAGTTTTACAGTCACTGACTTTAGGCAAGTTGGCCATGGTCAGGGTTTTAAAAATCGAACCAGTCATATGAGTGCTCAATCAACAATTCTATTAATGATGCAGAGATCATATGAGGTGAAAACCGGCATACATGTGGGTACTTGAAGACCAGGATTAGGAGCCTGCGGTTTAATGTAATTATCAAGGGATATTCAATCCCGTAGGGTGACGCTAGCCTAACCCATGGCACATTACATTAGGGTGAATCACTCAATGGTTCACAATGCAGGTGGTACAGATAGTCACACAACTGTCACTGTTCACTGTACAGTAGATAAGATGAGGAAAATTGGGTGATGGGAGGATATCTCTCCTTTATATAAAAAAGAAGGCTAAGAACATAAGTTAAATGTTTGCTGTGAGCGTAGACGTGAAGTAGTCTTTGTACAGTGTTGgatagcgttgggccagtaaccgaaatgttgctggatcgaatccccgagctgacaaggtaaaaatctgtcgttctgcccctgagcaaggcagctgttccccgggcaccgatgatgtggatgtcgattaaggtagCCCCCAGCACCtctttgattcagaggggttgggttaaatacagaagacacatttcagttgaatgcattcagttgtacaactgactaggtattacCCTTTCCCTATAGTAGTCTTTGTCAGGTACAGTAGTTGTTGTTCTCCACAGGGTTGTGTACAGTTGGTGCAGTGAGCCAGCACATCCACCAGAGGGTGAGAGAGTAACTTTACTGTTTTTCGTTCGAACAAAGCACTAGCTTTATCCCTTTGCAGCTTAAACCAGCTTAAACCAAAATTATGATTAATGATACTGTATTCTCTACACATCTTTGAATTGAGAGTAGAAATTCTGACTAAATTCTAACTGGCAGGGCTCTGACTCATTTGATCATTCATTTCTGCCCCGTTTGTACAATCAAGGCATGGGTTGAGTTTCTCCCAAGTTTCACATGCAAAACAGAAGCCTGGGTGTTTTGCATTAGCTGCATATGAAAGGTGAGGGAATGATTGTACAGCAAGAGCAATACCCAGGTCTCTGAGCTTGCTGTCTTCTGTTGATCCAGGAGAAAATAAGACTGAAAAAAAATAGTTTTGATATGGATTAAATAACATTAAAGAGAGAGGGACTGAAGAGTGAATGATAATAGATAAAGAGATATATGTATTGAGGCTGTTGGGGGCCAGCATTAGATTGGAGTTCGTTGAGGATGATTTCATGCAGATGCAGAGGCATGGGGTTGTTGAGGTACACCTGAGTGTGGTGGGGGTGGAGTCAGTAAAGGCGTGGCACGGGGTACAGCAGGGCCATGTGCTCGGCCCCATTGAAAGGCAGCCGCTGAGTGCCGTAGTGGTGCACCACCTCTGGAATGCTGGGAAACACACAGCTACTCTGGTCCAGCGTGTAGCCATTCTCCTTTGTCTGGGCAACAATGATGTGAACACAGCCCTGGCTTGtcctgagagagagtgagtaaaaAAAGGTACAGAGGTAAAAAGGATTGATTACTTAATTGAAATCTCAAATTCAAACCCTGGCTCGCTATTCCACACAATTCATAATATGTAGCCTTAAATTAGCATTTAGGGATCCAATGCATCAACTGCAATTATTTTTGGACATATTATGTATGGTATCAGCTCTGAAGAGAATAAACAGATGTACTAGTGACTAGTATACTCACTTTAACGCAATGGAGTATTTGCTGGTTCCTGATTCACTGTTCCTCACCAGGAAACTGGCCTCTTTGCAGGACTGGAGCTGAGACTCTGCCTCCTGGCGTGTTACACAGCCATGGTACCAGCTAGAGCAACCGAAGGACAGAGGGAACGGAAGGCACAGGGgtcagaaatgagaggaggattTTTATATTATATtgaacctttattgaactaggcaagtcagttaagaacaaattcttatttacaatgacggcctaccccggctaaacccggatgccgccctatgggactcccaatcacggccggttgtgatacagcctggattcaaaccaaggTATAACTGCAAggtataggggagagtggggtaggtTGAGCTAAAGGGTTCGTtgactgtatatatgaatggacaaagccatcggtcacgtgacaccattcattcctatgtgaagactaTAGCGTATTGAAGCCAAATGAAGTCGGTTAAAGATGGCGTCTCATGGAAAGATAACGTGCACAGTTTGACCTACTCCAGGAAGTGCCGTTGCAGGCTATCTCAGTGCTGCGTCTTCTAATTGAGTCTctcaagttgaaggccgaccgGGGAACTTCTTCTGTGTGCAATTTTAAATAGTCTGTTCAATTACATACATCTGCTGTATTTGAATAAATTATTGGTACCGTGATTGTcttcgtaaaaaaaaaaatgtacttaaAGATTGCCATTTTTCTATTCACTATATTTGGGGAGTCCTGttttctgccaacaatgcctgcagtaccgcAGTTGGCCTTGAACTTCCGTGGCTTCAATCAGAGGGGGCcgtcgttctcccctggatgtGCCACCACTTGTTCCTAGGAAGCCCAACACTAAATGAATCATGTGACCAAAGATTTAGGAAGAGATCATCATTTCATGTCATTTGTGACAGAAAAAACACATACAACAAAattggtaagcaagttaggtccaaaaaaaTACGGATTTTCACAAAGTCAAATTAATTAGTGTtataggtttcatgatgcttgtatttAAACCAAAGTAGATCGTTTTAAGATTGTTTTATACATCacttggggtctctataagctacaatatgaggtcctaaaaaTAGCCTtcaagtgcatccttgtagctgtgtgggctaatatagtcaaaatgttaagttgagccaatgggtGATTACATTTCGTCCAGTTTATGCATAGTATATGCATAGCATAGGCATATGAACTCAAAatatgtattgttacagagcagacatcatCATGCCCTGTATACACAAACATAAAACAAGCAGGGGTCCAGAGCAgccaaggaagtgagagaagggaaGAAGTCCATTTGAGCAGCAGCAAGGGATGAAAGAAATTGACTGAATGACACGGAAGAGACACAGtgacaaagaagaaaaaaaactatgaaaaaagGCTATGATAGAGTAGCAGAAGCACAAGGACAACAACCCCAAGTCAGCTCAACCTACCCTTTCCCtatgctcaacttaccccatacctgGGGTAagatatgttttcaaaactgttatgttcacatgaattctgattatttctaGAGATACACAACattctgaaatatatgtagataccTTTGTTAGAAAAAgcactatatttcccttgacatggtgatgctgaatgtaaaaatgactcaacttaccccactctcccctaccggTACATGGAAAGAGTGACAGGTACATATCTACATATCAAATGTATTGTTATGTGCTGCAGAAAAAAACTGAAGAgaagttttttttaaagcaacAATCTATTGCATCTGTCCCTGCCGTTGACCTATAAACCCTGTCTCCCTTGTCTCCCATCCTCACCTCTGTTTCTCCAGGGGCAGGGTGGGGTCCACCCGGCACACCTCTGCCTCAGGGCTGATGCTGggcggggaggagagggagggcaagaAAGTAGGAGAGGACTTCAGGATCTTCTGGCTCCAGCTCTTTTGTCgcagatgctgctgctgctgctgttggggCTGCTGTTGGGGCTGCCGTGTGAGGGTGAGGGCGGGGGGGTCCTCTTTGGTTGGGGTGGGGTGCTCAGGGCTGTCAAACTGGGCTGGGGACGAGGAGGAGTCAGAGCAGAGGGAGAAAATATGTAAAAGGGGTGGTCAACTTCTGTGTAGCAAATACTGTATATTGATATTGATCTGGTGTACTGGTTTAGAATGTCTAATTACATTATAGACTTTAGAGCTTGAGGGGTCAGCCACTTAATAGATGCATCATTGCATCAGCAGATTGTTGTGATAGGGGTTGCATAGCTGCATAGCCAGTGGTAGCGTGCTAGAATTGTGTATGATTGTGCAGTAGGTCTTGTCTCAACTATAGTACCAGGCAGAGCCTTGACAGTCTGTTCCTTCTTCCACTCCCAGGGCAGCTGGTTCTCAGCAGGGAGCCGGGGATCTAACTCTGGCCTGGTGACCGGGGTCTTCGCGCTCCCTCCGTCACCCTCCACACCACCCTCATAGGTCATGTCGTAGATCTGGGGGGGCACGGGtcgcccctcctccacctccccctcaaCCCCCTCCAGCAGGACACACATCTT
Coding sequences:
- the LOC139554426 gene encoding SH2 domain-containing adapter protein E-like, which codes for MAKWFKEFPINLKNGTDRIRSASESGSQSRGKLGLVAGIGTKVTSSKVSSSKNSGMDSSGGGGGVGALLSGRNRKNSAIELGRNGTRSIKDGNVWDSLIGKSRKNSKAETPVFDEHQPLKSSSSANAYISRLIKVDKKDKSPNFNSSPVVLDTEKSQPLCKTETVIILEDYADPFDAHKTREQREAEREGENDGYMEPYDAQQMITEIRRRGSKDMLKMCVLLEGVEGEVEEGRPVPPQIYDMTYEGGVEGDGGSAKTPVTRPELDPRLPAENQLPWEWKKEQTVKALPAQFDSPEHPTPTKEDPPALTLTRQPQQQPQQQQQQHLRQKSWSQKILKSSPTFLPSLSSPPSISPEAEVCRVDPTLPLEKQSWYHGCVTRQEAESQLQSCKEASFLVRNSESGTSKYSIALKTSQGCVHIIVAQTKENGYTLDQSSCVFPSIPEVVHHYGTQRLPFNGAEHMALLYPVPRLY